A stretch of the Bacillus sp. B-jedd genome encodes the following:
- a CDS encoding PDZ domain-containing protein, translated as MIEQWGIELLKGIGKMFLDPIFYYAFFLAAVLGVSRVKRERKNFTIRAQDAYFELRQLVPAGLIAGLVLSLVLVAAGIVVPLAVILLVAAFTLLLSLTGNMRFIGPAYTVGAAFFALIYLGGRTIDFFFVREAFEAAADRIYPSVAVLLGLLIIAEGVLILKKGHFATSPKLITSKRGQRVGVHESRKLWLVPVLLVVPGSTLTLPFDWWPVFTIGEQTFSLFLVPFLIGMHRQIQGMLPAEAIKAYGKKVATLGVAVLLVSVAGYWFPIAAIVAAAIAILGREAIAFLQKLKEENRPFYFSRKNEGLMILGIIPNSPAEKMGLKVGELISKVNGQPTQDESELYEALQHNRAHCRLEVLDTNGQIRFVQRALYEGDHHELGILFVHDDRKWDDRAV; from the coding sequence TTGATTGAGCAATGGGGTATTGAGCTTTTAAAAGGAATAGGGAAGATGTTTCTGGATCCGATTTTCTATTATGCGTTTTTTCTTGCGGCTGTTCTTGGAGTCAGCAGGGTCAAGCGGGAGCGGAAGAATTTCACGATCCGCGCGCAGGATGCGTATTTTGAACTGAGGCAGCTTGTGCCGGCGGGGCTTATAGCCGGGCTTGTACTTTCACTCGTTCTTGTGGCGGCTGGGATTGTTGTGCCGCTTGCGGTTATCCTGCTTGTTGCGGCCTTCACGCTTCTGCTCAGCCTGACCGGGAATATGCGTTTCATCGGGCCTGCCTACACGGTGGGAGCTGCGTTTTTCGCGCTGATTTATCTTGGCGGCCGGACCATCGACTTCTTTTTTGTCAGGGAGGCCTTCGAGGCAGCCGCGGACCGGATTTACCCCTCCGTCGCCGTTCTGCTCGGTCTTCTTATCATCGCAGAGGGTGTCCTGATTTTGAAAAAAGGCCACTTCGCAACATCACCCAAACTCATCACCTCGAAGCGCGGCCAGCGTGTCGGCGTTCATGAATCCAGAAAGCTCTGGCTCGTTCCGGTCCTGCTAGTCGTTCCGGGCAGCACCTTGACGCTGCCGTTCGATTGGTGGCCCGTATTCACTATCGGTGAACAAACTTTCTCCCTATTCCTTGTTCCATTCCTTATCGGCATGCACCGGCAAATCCAGGGGATGCTCCCGGCCGAAGCGATTAAGGCTTATGGCAAAAAGGTTGCAACGCTCGGCGTGGCTGTCCTGCTTGTTTCGGTCGCGGGCTACTGGTTTCCGATCGCCGCCATCGTCGCCGCTGCCATCGCAATTCTCGGACGCGAAGCGATTGCTTTTTTGCAAAAGCTAAAAGAAGAAAACCGTCCATTCTACTTCTCTCGCAAAAACGAGGGCCTGATGATCCTTGGCATCATCCCGAATTCGCCTGCGGAAAAAATGGGGCTGAAAGTCGGCGAACTAATCAGCAAGGTGAACGGCCAGCCGACCCAGGACGAAAGCGAATTATACGAAGCGCTCCAGCATAACCGCGCCCATTGCCGACTTGAAGTACTCGATACAAACGGCCAGATCCGCTTCGTCCAGCGCGCCCTCTACGAAGGCGACCACCACGAACTCGGCATCCTCTTCGTCCATGACGACCGGAAATGGGATGACCGTGCGGTGTAA